A genomic segment from Terriglobia bacterium encodes:
- a CDS encoding RNase adaptor protein RapZ, translated as MVDYVLGFAQTRGFVERIQDFLRFTLPLYVQEGKAYLTIAVGCTGGRHRSVVLAEEMA; from the coding sequence GTGGTCGACTACGTCCTGGGGTTCGCGCAGACCCGGGGATTCGTGGAGCGCATCCAGGACTTCCTGCGGTTCACGCTTCCCCTGTACGTGCAGGAGGGCAAGGCGTATCTGACCATCGCCGTGGGGTGCACCGGTGGGCGGCACCGGTCGGTGGTCCTGGCGGAGGAGATGGCG